Sequence from the Cololabis saira isolate AMF1-May2022 chromosome 9, fColSai1.1, whole genome shotgun sequence genome:
tccatccatccatccatccatccatccatccatccatccatccatccatccatccatccttcaaaccatccatccatccatccatgcaaccatccatccatccatccatgcaaccgtccatccatccatccatccatgcaaccatccatccatccatccatccatccatgcaaccatccatccatccatccatccatccatccatccatccatccatgcaaccatccatccatccatccatgcaaccatccatccatccatccatccatgcaaccatccatccacccatccatccatccatccatccatccatgcaaccatccatccatccatccatccaactatccatccatccatccatccatccatccatccatccatgcatccatccatccatccatccatccatgcaaccatccatccatccatccattcatccaactatccatccatccatccatccatccatccatccatccattcatccattcatccaaccatccatccatccatgcatccatccatccatgcaaccatccatccatccatgcatccatccatccatccatccattcatccaaccatccatccatccatccatgcaaccatccatccatccacccatccattaatccaaccatccaaccacccatccatatatccatccatccatccatccatccatccatccattcatccattcatccaaccatccatccatccatgcatccatccatccatgcaaccatccaaccatccatccatccatccacccatccatgcaaccatccatccatccatccatccatgcaaccatccatccatccatccagccatccatccatccacccatccatctatccatccatccatccatccatccatccatccatccatccatccatccatccatccatccatccatccacccatctacccatccatccatccatccatccacccatccatccagccatccatccatccatccatccatccatccatccatccatccatccatccatccatccatccatccatccatccatccatccatccatccatccatccatccatccatccatccatccatccatccatccatccacccacccatccatccatccaacgatccatccatccatccatccatccatccattcatccaaccatccatccatgcatccatccatccatccatgcaaccatccatccatccattcatctatgcaaccatccatccacccatccatccatccatccatccatctatccatccatccatccatccatccatccatgcaaccatccatccacccacccatccatccatccatccatccatccatccatccattcacccaaccatccattcatccaaccatccatccatccatccatgcatccatgcatccatccatccatccatgcaaccatccatccatccatccatccatccatccatccatccatccatccatgcaaccatccatccatccacccacccatccatccatccaactatccatccatccatccatccattcatccaaccatccatccatccatccatgcatccatccatccatccatgcaaccatccatccatccattcatccattcatccaaccatccatccatccatccatccatccatccatccatccatccatccatgcaaccatccatccatccaactatccatccatccatccatccattcatccaaccatccatccatccatccatgcaaccatccatccatccacccacccatccatccatccaactatccatccatccattcatccaaccatccatccatccatccatgcatgcatccatccatccatccattcatccatccatccatccatccatccatccatccacccatccatccatccatccatccatccatccatccaactatccatccatccatccatccattcatccaaccatccatccatccatccatccatgcatccatccatccatccatccatagaaccatccatccatccatgcatccatccatccattcatccatccatccatccatccacccatccatccatccatccatccatccatccatccatgcaaccatccatccacccatccatccatccattcatccaaccatccatccatccatccatccatccatccatccatccatccatccatccatccatgcaaccatccatccatccacccaccagtccatccatccatccaactatccatccatccatccatccatccatccatccatccatccatccatgcaaccctccatccatccacccacccatccatccatccaactatccatccatccatccatccattcatccatccatccatccatccatccatccatccatccatccaactatccatccatccatccatccattcatccaaccatccatccatccatccatccatccatccaaccatccatgcaaccatccatccatccattaatccatccaaccatccatccatccatccatccatccattcatccatccatccatccatccatccatccatccaactatccatccatccatccatccatttatccaaccaaccatccatccacccatccatccatccattcatccaactaaccaaccatccatccatccatccatccatccatccatccaaccatccatgcaaccatccatccatccatccatccattaatccatccaaccatccatccatccatccatccatccatccacccatccatgcaaccatccatccatccatccatccattaatccaaccaaccatccatccatccatcatccatccatccaaccatccatccatatatccatccatccatccatccatccatccatccatccatccatccatccatccatccatccatccatccatccatccatccatgcaaccatccatccatccatccattaatccaaccaaccatccatccatccatcatccatccatccaaccatccatccatatatccatccatccatccatccatccatccatccatccatccatccatccatccaaccatccatccatccatccatccatccatccatccatcctacgTTGGTGCATGATTTCCATGGGGCAGATCAAGCCGGCAGGAAGTCAAATACAGGAACCGCATAGAGAATATGgtcaattttcaaaataaaacacccccAACAGTCATATCACAGTGATATGATATGTCAACATAACGTTAACCTGAGGAGGCCAAGGGTCTCGGAGGACATTTCCACCGATTTTGAGAAGCAGTTCATTCAAAAGCTGATTTTATTGGGTACCAATAAAATGGATCAAATCAGAAAGGGCCAGACATTTTTAAAAGACCAGATAACAGCATGACTTTTAAATAATCCAGAAGCTTTCAGGTAAACTCAGAACCTCAGAAATCCAACCACAGCAGTGCTCAGGTGCATCTTCTCCTGGAACACTGACCCTCGTAGGACCCAGGACTTACTGGATCCCTCAGGTCTTCAAGAGTTGGATGAGTCATCCTACAGTTTTGAATTCACTGCTCCAGCATGAAAGGACACTTCAGCTCCCTTTCACTCATAaacttcatctttttttttcacatgaaAGGGAACTTTCCAAACACGAGCTGATCTTTGTGATTAATGTACCaaattttctggactataatccgcacctgcatataagccgcatccactctatttaaaaaaaaaattacattaaaaaaagatatacaagccgcacctgcatacaagccacatccactctattaaaaaaaaaaaagatatgcaagtcgcatatatttatgttgttagattagatatttactacatgtacaaaacgattttgaactgtaaatgaggTACATGTATGTACGTACcgctaaatagatctttcctaacagtgtcttttaacacggcagcaactttgctgattaaaacgggacagaaccaagagaaaaaaaacagtatttatttatctgtttgaaatctgcttctacctacttctatctgctgaagaagaagtagcgtattcttctttgcatttattttgtcttagttttgattctaattccggttataGCGCCccaagcggtggaagaaaaatccacagaatagtgcacctttgtataagccgcatggttcaaaacctatgaaaaaagtagcggtttacagtccagaaaatacggtagttggaAATGTGAGGTAATGTATGGTGGTCAACATGTTCCCATGTGTGTCACAGAGCAGGAACATGGCTCCTCCCCCAGATACCTCCTTCCACATGCCAGAGGAGCAGAAAGAGGAGAAGCCAAAAGAGATGCCGAACCTGCAGAAGAGTCCAACTCTTCCTCCGATGAACCTCCTTGCCAACGTGTTCAGACTGAAGAGAGAACTCCACACTGCGGAGGAGCAGAAGGCCAGGGTGAGGAGCAGTAGGATGTATAGGCTGTTCCGGATAAGAGGACGTCAGCAGAGTTAGATTCACTGACCTGCCacaggcttttattgtgaaagaccTGCAACGGGCTGAACAGAGGCGGCTTAATCCGATCCATTCATGGACACAAGTAGATGTGAAATATTTTAAATGTGATGCATTCAAAAGGGTATTTGCTTTTGGGACTCTAACTGTGATCCCTTCAGAGATGTGTAGTTTCAGGCCATTTTACCCCAAGTTAAGGATATCATTTTAGGATGAACCTTTAGGAAGTAAGGTTAGGATGTAAGTTTAGGATGTAAGGTTAGGATGTAAGTTTAGAGTTTAAGTTTAGCATGTTAGTTTAAGATGTAAGTTTAGCGTTTAACTTTAGAATGTAAGTTTAGACTTTGAGTTTAAGGTGTACCGGGTAAGTGTAGCGTGTTAGTTTAGGATGTCAGTTTAGCGTTTTAGTATAGGACGTAAGATTAGCATTTAAATTTAGGATGCAAGTTTAGTGTTTAAGTTTAGGATGTAAGTTTAAGATGTAAGGTTAGGTTTTACTTTTAGGATGTAAGTTTAGCATGTTAGTTTAAGATGAAAGATTAGCATTTAGGTTTAGGATGTAAGTTTAACGTTTAAGTTTAGGATGTAAGTTTAGGAAGTAAGTTCAGGGTGTAAGTTTAGGATGTAAGTCGACTGACATGTGATTCCTTCAGGAAGGAAGGAGTTTTGGAACATTGAGCATGTCATACATTTAGGTTGTATTGTTGAGATGTATTTTTCAGGAGATATTCATGTATACATGTACACATGAGATATGTAGTTTTAGGATATTTTACTTTAGATATGTCCAAGAAAGCATGCAGTTCTATAGCAGTTCACCTTTGCAGCATTCCAGGACACGTGCTTTTGGGATTGTGTCATTTAGATCTGATTGCATGTGCAGCATCACATAAGTTAAAGCCTTAATAagttaaatatttgtacttaagACAGAATTCAGAGAGACGGGAGACAGGTGAGAGTCTGCTCTCCTGAAGGTACAGTGAATTGTCTGTGCTTAAATGCATTTAACCACACTGCGCATTAGATTCAATTTACTGAATCATGAACAGGGATGGAAATGAGGAGTTCTACACCAGTCAATTTGTGACCATACATTTGTTTCCAGAGtttggaggagaaggaggaactGGAGTTGCACTGTGTTCAGTTGAAAGGAGATGCCAAAATGTTCCAGCAGCAGAACAAACAAACCCTGCGACAGCTGGACGAGGTGATCAAAGAGAGGGACAAGGTGAGGAGGATAagcggggggaggaggaggaggagcacaacaactgtgatgaagggccaatcccaatacaccccctactttctaccactacccctaaaaattaAGCCACAAATTTTAGGGCTCTTGTAATCTTCcaagggccctgtcccaatactcccactacccctacttttcagcaccacccctaaattttgcttgctccgtcactgcgtggtttacgttcgggtacgtaagcgactgtgtagttacgtttgcacatacgtcacaccatatcaggaagcccagagctaaaagctgttttaatttcagctgtagcgctgttaatatgccactttattaagttttaatattttttcaggtgtaaaagtaactgttaagatccccaacctgggctcagtttatccaaataacgcctgttaagaaatttgatcccatgttttcggagatgataagAGCGGCCGgtcccggggagcagcagcagcagccggagtacagacgtgatcgctgggtcaacctgtgccgtcgtcccggggagaaacctgcagctctgtggataattaccgctggctgaaataaatcatttaggaagatagatgttggtttaatagatgagatctaacagttgtagctacgcctgttaagaaatttgctccgaaaatttcgggataagaactacggcgtagggtacggcgtacggcgcgtgtcgccgcgtaacctacgccgtaggctctgtgttggtgtaatgcagaaccataaatcagcctttattcgggcgaggtttgaaaaagacttcgcaacaacgggcaaacgagtgattatgtacattccctgagtgaatattatgaaagtaaaatatatatttctcgctagaaatgtaatcaaaacgcatttttatgcagaaacgaactcaaaatattgattttattcactaaaaaataagaaatgtccgccatgttttttttttttttattcagtccacaaattacgacgaaaagcattctgggaaatttttctggccctagttcagctagtcagcatctgaaatccctagctctgaagggctagattgatgccccctaacactcgttttccccactaccactaggtgaaaagaggaattgggacaccactaccctcacgggaacgcacaaaatttaggggtagtgctgaaaagtaggggtagtgggagtattgggactgggccgaAGTCAGAAGGTAAACTGTAGTTGGTGTTTCAGGCACTGGCATGGCAGgcgcagctgcaggaggaggtgcGGCTACTCCTGCAGGAAAAGGACCAGCACAGGGAGGGCGTGAGACAGCTGAGTGAGAAGAGCGACAGGCTGGAGCTCCAGCTGCTGAGGTCACAGGGGGAGGAGCTACAGCTGAGGACACGCCTCCGTAAAATGACCTTTAACTCTAGCCaggtgaggaggaagaggaggagggtgaTTGTTGTTGTGATGATCTAATGATGAAGGCTTTCTCTCTCAGTGTGAGAAGAGTGTGACCAGCGAGGACGAGGACCCCACAACGAGTGCCACTAAAGGTCAGAGTCATGTGATCAATCAAGTGCCAATCACTGATCATTACTGGTCAGACACACACGTCAGTCATGTTGTGAAATTTCAGAATCGGTTAATGTTGGTTAATGTCAATGTCGGTTCAGAAGCACAGACAGCATGAAGACACATGGACAACCCCTTCTGAGATGTTGGCCATACATTTCTTAGAGTGGTTTGGGCAGGAGCTGACTCCGCCCAGCAACTGGTTCATCCAAATGTGGACACAtcaatgtgaaactaacttcacatgtgcactctggtcattcaactgggaaatgaggaagggctttgttttctgttgtggaagaacatgtcatcaagatccagcaacgtggatgtagcagtagacaaacaataaaataaacaaacacacttaaaccaataaacacagttgtgatgggatcagcggtccggctcacaacgtaaaactaaactaGTTAAATTGGTTAACTATGTTTacctgcccagacacaaaacagtcTCTTACGTGGATCTTCTTAGTTGAAGAACAAGGTGGTTTGATCTGGCCGGCCAgcattccttggtgaacagcggctctctctctctcctgctctcctcatctcagtgtggatgaggagatgcagcatgggtacagcagctgggcctccttcaacttcaggtcggtccaaaggcgttcacgtcggggcatgcaagggtccctcgTTCGGCTCACCTGGGGCTAGGAACGTTCGCGGGTCACTCGTTTGGACCACACTTTGGTCAGAACATCCCTATTAGAGCTATCAACTAACTAACTGGATGGATGTGGCTGTCCATGGCTAGCAGCAGTTTAGCTCGCCAACCTAAAGGGGTCCAGTTCAAGAACAGGGGGAGAAGGTCGTTTCACCAACTGCCACCAAAGCTATGGACCATCTGCAGCTGGAGGCCAGTATTTTAGTGGAAAGCTGCTCCGAGTCCTGGTGGAGCTAATGGTTATTAGGAGCTAGTGCCCAATGAGCGAGTGAGCACCTGGAGCTCTATTGCAGGTCTAATGGCGACTGCTCAGAGTAAGCTACATTCGTCCGCTGACCCTTCCAGGGCAACTCACAGCCAGTAAAGGAAGTCTGTTGGTAGGATTGGCAGTTCACTCAAAGTGCTAAGTAGCTAAAATGAAGACAGCCAGCAGTGTGACACCATAGTCTGCAATGCGGTTGTTGCTTCTAAAACACGCTCGCTGAATTATACATGTATTTGAAGAAAACTGTCTCCATCTTTTTTGAGCTTCACTTCTGCTTTGGTATCAAAAGGAAAACTAGAGGGTGCACCTGGTTGTGAACTGCTTTGACGTATCGTGACATGAGACATATGCAAGGGTGGCGTGCACTATCATCATGGGACATGTGACATGCAATGCTGTCTTCTTTATGTTGTCTGTGGGGCTTAgagcccagatatacttgctgttcagaacgcgtacgcatcatggccgccatgCGTAGcctatcctgcgttcatttgacgcatcgacatgcacgttctcaaaaagacactgaacgcgtacgcgacctgcagttctctcTCTGgtcgcgagtggcgctggtccggtcagataccagctgatTCAACGGTTTAACATGCCGATggcgctggcgccgtttcctttgctgagatcgcaaccaaagcaacgTTGTAATTTCCTCTTCATCCAATGTTGACATGTTaacttgttcgttgttctaatctgctactgctactatctctactactaaatattgaatcacttttccaactgttgctctgcttactgccccctatcggtcactgCCGGTACGATGCGCTCTCCTCGCGTATAACACAAGTAACGTTGCAGTTGGTGGTACACGCAAACGAACGTGAACGCAAGCtcaaactgcaagtatatctgggctcTTAGGCAGCAGTGAGGAGGTGCACAGCGGGATGTCAGGGGAGAACAAGGAGCTGCACAGCGGGATGTCAGGGGAGACCGAAGACGTCCACAGCGGGATGTCAGGAGAGACCGAGGAGGTGGCATGTCCTGTAGGAGGAGTCAGCGAGTCTGAGCATGGGCCTCCATCCTGGGTAATCTACGCACATTCCTACACTTGGCTGTGAGTTAACAGGTGCAATGGTCAGGTGATCATATTTCTGTCCATCCGCAGGAAGAGCAGAGTGACAGCAGTTTTGCCCCTGAAGGTCGTCAAAACTTTTTCTACCGCAGGTGAGGAACGAACTGTgttaactgtatttttttttttttaattcaagatcttttttattgaagttttCTCAATGTAACAAAGGTGTAATGCTGAATGCTAATtcatcatagcatacaccactGTACAGGgtgtacaaaatgtaaaaaattaaacagtatgaaataaaataataacaataacaacaacaaacctacagaccaaactaatccctcccctgtcactgccagaatactaatcacaatatgagatCATTTTAACATTAAGAGCCTGCACTAGGAGTAAGTAAGAGATATgtagtatagttcacagggtctggaatgcttctagaaaggtccccacactttctggaacttatttgattgctgaagcgagtatctaattttcttcagttttaaacaggacatgatgtcttccagccattgtgcacgagtaggagggaagggatccttccacctgaataGAATTGCTCgtcgagccaaaagggaggcaaaagataaagtgtgcccctgtgcagtggttaacttccttcctccctccatgaccccaaacagggcagtcagtgggtttggttctaatctgattttaagcatcagagagagagtatgaaatacttccatccagtatTTGTTTAGACATGGGACCAGTACAtatggatgagagaggcttctgcacatttacatcttacacagtatggactatctgggtacatggaggataactttgctttggaaatatgagccctgtgtaccactttaaactgaagtaagcagtgacgtgcgcacagggaggttgaATTAACCAATCTGAGtgtggactcccaggtatcctccaATAGGGGGAGCCCTAAGTCCATCTCCCacgctgctttgagtttatctgtgggggcactcctaagatccagcaacatgccatagaaagatgATATGAGCCCCTTTTTAAgtgggtctgtggcaagaactttgtcaactaTGGTGAAGCCTAttgatgcaccagggctgggtgtctgggaaagaacaaaacgtctagcctgaagatacctgAAGAAATTTGACATACGAAGGCTGAATTTCCTACTTAACTGCTCGAAAGATGCCAAGGTGTTGTCTATgaacaaatctttaaaacagATTATACCCttcctgtgccattcctggaaggtggggtcctcacaggatggtttgaaaaagtgatttaatgcaatggggctaagaagagagaagctgtgaaaaccaaaaaacgtcctaaattgggcccaaattctaagagaatgtttaaccactgggtttttgattgatttaagtgaaagaagtggaagtgaggaaccgagtagggcaggaattgacatATTATCAGTGATAACTGTATtctaaacaaaaaacactgtctAAAAAGAGAGCTCTGACCGTCTGAGTGACTCTTTTTTCCATGACAACAGGAAGCGGGCCCTGAGATCAAAGTTCACCAATGTGGGGAGCGGAGCCAGCAACTTGGACGACAGCAGTGgcagtgacatcacagagtCGGACTGAAAGCTGGAGGTTTACAGGAGATAAATAGACCTGGCAGGAAGTGAACACCGATCATCAGATTCAGGGATGAAGCAATCTTATTTTGTGAATCGGGTCTGAACTTCCTGTCTTACTGAAGCCGAGTTCAATTCATTGTGTTTCCGTACGTGGCGGACATGTCCGACCTCAAGCTGTCAAGCAGGAATCTCAGACCTGGACACGACGGATGCAGGTGGCTGTTTATGTGAACATCAGCCGCACAGTCGACTCCAGTTTTCTGCTTGTTTGACTGAAATGTTTCATCTTTTTATCGCTGTAATAAAAAAACTTAAGCATGTTTTTGTGTCGAACTGTTAGCCAGCTTCATTCAATCTGcttttacataaataaatgtgtATCTCTGATTCAGGCTGAAAGTTAGTATTCATGTTGGAGTGGATTTGGCAAATCTGTAGCCAATGAGGAGCATGAATGAGATCATGAGACTGAacctcaggccccgtttacacgtagcaaaaatggtggtgttttcatgcgttttggccgttcatttacacgaaaatgaagctcaaaatcaccaaaaacgatcatatctgaaaactctggccaaagtggagatttgcaaaaact
This genomic interval carries:
- the card9 gene encoding caspase recruitment domain-containing protein 9 — its product is MDGVCDDDLCWLHIEDFRMLLVKTIEPSRITPYLRQCQVISAEDEEQLFNDPTLVIRRRKVGALLDMLQMTGEKGHTAFLESLELDYPQVYSRITGKEPNRTFSILIDTAGESGLTQFLMSELGRLQRALQDERKRRQQACSVAKEQEAFSRQQKLKERELKKLSERVQKIREERQRLCEELKQLRDHNYSLMADINTLNQEKSAAQLANRDLQIEVERLKHTLLRAENQTRLLRRRTMRSLQQSRNMAPPPDTSFHMPEEQKEEKPKEMPNLQKSPTLPPMNLLANVFRLKRELHTAEEQKARSLEEKEELELHCVQLKGDAKMFQQQNKQTLRQLDEVIKERDKALAWQAQLQEEVRLLLQEKDQHREGVRQLSEKSDRLELQLLRSQGEELQLRTRLRKMTFNSSQCEKSVTSEDEDPTTSATKGSSEEVHSGMSGENKELHSGMSGETEDVHSGMSGETEEVACPVGGVSESEHGPPSWEEQSDSSFAPEGRQNFFYRRKRALRSKFTNVGSGASNLDDSSGSDITESD